One Oenanthe melanoleuca isolate GR-GAL-2019-014 chromosome 3, OMel1.0, whole genome shotgun sequence DNA segment encodes these proteins:
- the CD24 gene encoding signal transducer CD24, which produces MGMGTALAARLGLGLLLLALLLPTQIYCGLNGTSPTPSNNSSASSTSLSAVTNSVNNTTTHGHGNSLHSTTSLFFILSVSLLYFCC; this is translated from the exons ATGGGCATGGGGACGGCGCTGGCGGCGCGGCTCGgcctggggctcctgctccTCGCCCTCCTCCTTCCCACGCAG ATCTACTGTGGTCTCAATGGAACAAGTCCAACACCTTCAAACAATTCTTCAGCAAGTTCCACTTCTCTGTCAGCTGTCACAAATTCAGTGAACAATACCACCACTCACGGACATGGAAATTCTCTTCACTCAACCACAagtctttttttcattctctccgtttctcttctgtatttttgcTGTTAA